The following proteins are encoded in a genomic region of Nitrospirota bacterium:
- the uvrC gene encoding excinuclease ABC subunit UvrC → MNKIPEKLKTVAAAPGVYMFKTAKESILYVGKARILRNRLRSYFNASIKSDLRKSALVREAHDFTFIVTESEVEALALEANLIKQHRPKYNIILKDDKNYPYLKVTLTENWPKIDVVRRVHNDGNVYTGPYVSSKSMREILDFIRKNFPLRTCNYRLESITRACIDYQMGFCSAPCVGLISYDDYMEHVKEVIEFLNGKRQSLLDKLTEKMDRYSDSLQYEVAAKYRDKIKAIATAWEMQKVVDVNFADMDVLGLYHTGSEGLINVFFVRNGCLTGVKDFYIKDIGGVSVKELISTFIEQFYNKDIYPPGEIVVNEKPEHRETLMKWLKKKRGTVVKITVPKDDKKENLLKMANENAATSFKLRQGSSDSFILDELSYRLKLNKTPASIGAFDISTISGSESVGAFIYWQNGGFKKEFYRHLKIQTVTGVDDYSMMRETFDRTAKNLGQNMPELIIIDGGRGQLEVAINALKDLSAGDMPDLAAITVVSIAKKPDRVFFPDKNRKPLNLEDGLPSSLFLKRVRDEVHRFAITYHKKLRAKRVMASPLEKITGISKKRRMALLKHFDGITAIRNATVDEISQIDGFNKKLAEIVLKGLQKVTEIA, encoded by the coding sequence ATGAATAAGATACCGGAAAAACTGAAAACCGTTGCCGCTGCCCCCGGAGTCTATATGTTTAAGACTGCAAAGGAAAGCATCCTCTATGTCGGGAAGGCACGGATTCTGAGAAATCGCCTGCGCAGCTATTTTAATGCAAGTATCAAAAGTGATCTGAGAAAGTCTGCACTTGTCAGAGAGGCACATGATTTTACCTTTATCGTCACCGAATCCGAAGTGGAAGCGCTTGCCCTTGAAGCCAATCTAATTAAACAACACCGTCCTAAATATAACATAATCCTGAAAGACGATAAAAACTACCCGTACCTTAAAGTCACACTGACCGAGAATTGGCCTAAAATTGACGTGGTACGGCGAGTTCATAACGACGGGAATGTTTACACGGGGCCTTATGTATCCTCAAAGAGCATGAGAGAAATCCTCGATTTTATCAGGAAAAATTTCCCGCTGCGTACATGTAACTATCGCCTTGAGAGTATAACCCGCGCATGTATTGACTACCAGATGGGTTTTTGCAGCGCTCCCTGTGTGGGACTCATTAGTTATGACGATTACATGGAGCATGTTAAAGAAGTTATTGAATTTCTTAACGGTAAGCGCCAGTCATTACTTGATAAACTTACCGAAAAAATGGACAGATACTCGGATTCTTTGCAATATGAGGTTGCAGCTAAATACAGAGATAAAATAAAGGCTATAGCAACTGCATGGGAGATGCAAAAGGTGGTTGACGTCAACTTTGCCGATATGGACGTTCTCGGTCTTTATCATACAGGCTCTGAGGGTCTCATAAATGTGTTTTTTGTAAGAAACGGTTGTCTAACCGGCGTAAAAGACTTCTACATAAAAGACATTGGCGGAGTTTCGGTAAAAGAGCTGATTTCCACATTTATAGAGCAGTTTTATAACAAAGACATATACCCACCGGGAGAGATTGTGGTAAATGAAAAACCTGAGCACAGAGAGACACTTATGAAGTGGCTTAAAAAAAAGCGCGGCACAGTTGTCAAAATAACCGTTCCAAAAGACGATAAAAAAGAGAACCTGCTTAAAATGGCAAATGAAAACGCTGCAACTTCTTTTAAACTGCGACAAGGCAGCTCGGATTCGTTTATTCTGGATGAACTTAGCTACCGGCTTAAACTTAACAAAACTCCGGCCTCAATAGGCGCATTTGATATTTCCACCATATCGGGCAGCGAATCGGTTGGAGCTTTTATATATTGGCAAAACGGAGGATTTAAAAAAGAATTTTACAGGCATCTCAAAATACAAACTGTAACAGGCGTTGATGATTACTCGATGATGAGAGAAACCTTCGATCGTACTGCTAAAAATCTTGGCCAAAATATGCCGGAGCTTATAATAATTGACGGAGGACGCGGTCAGCTTGAGGTTGCTATTAATGCCCTGAAAGACCTAAGTGCCGGAGATATGCCGGATTTAGCTGCAATTACGGTTGTATCAATAGCAAAAAAGCCAGACCGTGTGTTTTTTCCGGATAAAAATCGAAAACCATTAAATTTAGAGGACGGACTGCCGTCATCATTATTTTTAAAACGGGTCAGAGATGAGGTGCACCGTTTTGCCATAACGTACCATAAAAAGCTCAGGGCAAAGCGGGTTATGGCATCGCCGCTTGAGAAAATTACCGGTATTTCAAAGAAGCGCAGGATGGCTTTACTTAAACACTTCGATGGTATTACCGCCATAAGAAACGCAACTGTTGATGAAATCTCACAAATAGACGGATTTAATAAAAAACTTGCCGAAATAGTTTTGAAGGGCTTACAAAAAGTCACCGAAATAGCTTAA
- a CDS encoding carbohydrate kinase family protein, which translates to MKLVVSGSVAFDRIMDFPGKFSDHLLPDKLHNINVCFMINNIRENFGGTAGNIAYTLSLLGETPIVISQAGKDFDTYHYWLKSNNIPTDYIKIYREELTAGAYITTDCSDNQVTCFNPGAMKFPSSYNFDSLDPANTLAIVSPGNLDDMMNFCKVYKQKGIRYIFDPGQSLPAWSGEKLIEMITGAYIFISNDYELNMFMEKTSKTLADLLTLCKTVITTKGDDGSSIHTLKDGKVHTEEIPIVQAAKVNDPTGAGDTYRGGLLKGLSLDINNLRAACDMGATAASFCVEVFGPQNYRFTQEEFNKRCKK; encoded by the coding sequence GTGAAATTAGTAGTGTCGGGCTCTGTTGCATTTGACAGGATTATGGATTTTCCGGGTAAGTTTTCAGATCACTTACTGCCGGATAAACTGCACAATATAAACGTGTGTTTTATGATAAACAACATTAGAGAGAACTTTGGCGGCACTGCTGGTAACATTGCTTACACACTGTCACTTTTGGGTGAAACCCCGATTGTAATTTCTCAGGCAGGCAAGGATTTTGATACTTATCATTATTGGCTTAAATCTAATAACATTCCCACAGATTACATAAAGATATACAGAGAAGAGTTGACGGCAGGCGCTTACATAACTACCGATTGCTCTGATAACCAGGTAACTTGCTTTAACCCAGGGGCCATGAAATTCCCATCCTCCTATAATTTTGACTCTCTTGACCCTGCCAATACTTTAGCAATAGTGTCTCCGGGAAATCTTGATGACATGATGAACTTTTGCAAAGTTTATAAACAAAAGGGTATCAGATATATATTTGACCCCGGTCAGTCACTTCCTGCATGGAGCGGCGAGAAACTGATAGAAATGATAACTGGCGCTTATATTTTTATAAGCAACGACTACGAATTAAACATGTTTATGGAAAAAACATCTAAAACACTCGCTGACTTACTAACGCTATGTAAAACCGTGATAACCACAAAGGGTGACGATGGCTCTTCAATTCACACTCTAAAGGACGGCAAAGTTCACACAGAGGAGATTCCTATAGTTCAAGCCGCTAAGGTGAATGACCCAACCGGTGCCGGAGATACCTATAGGGGCGGATTGCTTAAAGGACTGTCTTTAGACATCAACAATCTCAGAGCGGCTTGTGATATGGGAGCAACTGCAGCCTCATTTTGCGTTGAGGTGTTTGGACCACAGAATTATAGATTTACACAAGAAGAATTTAACAAGCGATGCAAGAAGTAG
- a CDS encoding chorismate-binding protein, which produces MAVIMPGRRDFLDIAKRGKIPPLYSEIPYKRPAGYYAAVAAKNSFLLESIKGNFNIARYSYAGFAPYLTIIYKDSSLYVKSDEGDAISYKNPLKRLRELIEAYPQHHNPELPPFQGGACGMLSYDFVRFLEKIPKTTLDDLKIPDAHFFMIDRLLSFDHKQKKGWFILCPGVREYKFGFNALDIDLGTLYDEAVAEIELFVKTTLIDIPDAPEILPYNGIKPEIINNAGDKSRYMEMVSRALEYIKAGDIFQANLSQRISAKINDADPWQIYLKLSAINPSPFACYFDFDDYSIVSSSPERLIRVNLSDGKSPVTTDTRPIAGTRPRGSDFSEDEKLTAELLLNEKERAEHIMLIDLERNDIGRVCSYGTVRVDEMMITEAYSHVIHIVSNVTGELKPDKDCFDVIRAVFPGGTITGVPKVRCMEIIDELEPVLRGPYTGSCGYIGYNKNMDLNIIIRTFVIKDGFAHLQVGAGIVADSTPEKEYFETLKKAEALILTLKSI; this is translated from the coding sequence TTGGCGGTAATAATGCCCGGCAGGAGGGATTTTTTAGATATTGCGAAAAGGGGTAAAATCCCGCCGCTTTACTCAGAAATTCCTTACAAAAGGCCGGCTGGTTATTATGCAGCAGTTGCTGCCAAAAACTCATTCCTCTTAGAAAGTATAAAGGGAAACTTTAATATTGCCCGGTACTCATATGCTGGATTTGCCCCGTACTTAACTATAATATACAAGGATTCCTCTCTCTATGTTAAATCTGATGAGGGAGATGCAATATCTTACAAAAACCCGTTAAAGCGTCTGAGGGAACTCATTGAGGCTTATCCGCAGCACCATAACCCAGAGTTACCACCATTTCAGGGGGGGGCTTGCGGAATGCTTAGTTATGATTTTGTGCGATTCCTTGAAAAAATCCCAAAGACCACCCTCGATGACTTAAAAATTCCCGATGCCCACTTCTTTATGATTGACAGGCTCTTATCCTTTGACCATAAACAAAAGAAGGGCTGGTTTATTCTGTGCCCAGGGGTAAGGGAATACAAATTCGGCTTTAATGCGTTAGACATTGACCTTGGCACTCTCTATGATGAAGCCGTGGCAGAGATTGAGCTTTTCGTAAAGACAACTCTCATAGACATCCCGGATGCGCCTGAAATTTTGCCTTACAACGGGATTAAACCTGAAATCATAAACAATGCAGGGGACAAATCCCGTTACATGGAGATGGTAAGCCGTGCTCTTGAGTACATAAAAGCCGGAGATATTTTTCAGGCTAATCTTTCGCAGCGAATTTCAGCTAAAATCAACGATGCCGACCCGTGGCAGATTTATCTGAAACTCTCAGCTATAAATCCGTCCCCGTTTGCCTGTTACTTTGATTTTGATGACTATTCGATCGTTAGTTCATCTCCTGAGAGGCTGATACGAGTAAATCTCTCAGATGGAAAAAGTCCGGTAACGACAGACACAAGGCCGATAGCAGGCACTCGGCCAAGAGGCAGTGATTTTTCGGAGGACGAAAAACTTACGGCAGAACTTCTGCTTAATGAAAAAGAACGTGCCGAACACATTATGCTGATAGATTTAGAAAGGAACGACATCGGACGGGTTTGCAGCTACGGAACCGTACGCGTTGATGAGATGATGATAACCGAGGCATATTCTCACGTAATCCACATTGTATCAAATGTAACCGGAGAGCTTAAACCGGATAAGGACTGCTTTGACGTCATACGGGCGGTTTTCCCGGGTGGCACAATTACCGGAGTTCCAAAGGTGCGCTGCATGGAAATAATTGACGAACTGGAACCAGTGCTAAGAGGCCCATACACCGGTTCATGCGGCTATATTGGTTACAACAAAAACATGGATCTAAATATAATCATCAGGACATTTGTAATAAAAGACGGCTTTGCCCACCTTCAGGTAGGAGCCGGCATCGTGGCTGATTCCACACCGGAGAAAGAATATTTTGAGACTCTGAAAAAAGCCGAAGCTCTAATTTTGACACTTAAGTCAATATAG